From a single Nothobranchius furzeri strain GRZ-AD chromosome 9, NfurGRZ-RIMD1, whole genome shotgun sequence genomic region:
- the LOC129153235 gene encoding zinc finger protein OZF, translating into MNTDVQQVVVVVKEEAPEEQSAGVDEQDPEHCHIKEEQEELWASLDGKQHHLREETDAGRFPLTAASINNVQQVVVVKEEPHEEQSAGEDQQEPKLHIKEEQEELWTSLEGERHHMEEEIDLTSFPFTVVLKCEDDEEKPLFSPLDQQQIEDRGVPTSSSADLMTAKTGGSAETSRNPDLNPHEQTSDSSETEISGDDGEDDDVNLDSELSDSGPETEDGDNDCNESSSSDTDVQTVNKSFSCTECGKQFLHKWSLQKHVTMMGNSAMPLGCLVSKKRVNVKQHVDSCSKVRTELKSFSCDNCEKIFRRKSNLNRHMKVHTGQKPFACELCGQRFSQKISLHKHMSVHTGQKLFACELCGQRFSQKAHLNSHLTVHTGQKPFACELCGQRFRQKGNLNRHVRLHTGQKPFACELCGQIFSRKESLNGHMSIHTGQKHFVCEHCGKRFSEKTSLNSHMRVHTGQKPFACEFCGKRFSTKSNLKSHMRVHTGQKTHLTTKVLNTSTIQLSLGQPPATM; encoded by the exons ATGAATACAG atgttcaacaggtggtggtggtggtcaaagaagaagctcctgaagaacagagtgctggcgTGGAcgagcaggacccagaacactgTCACAtaaaggaggagcaggaggaactCTGGGCCAGTCTGGATGGAAAGCAGCACCATTTGAGGGAGGAGACTGATGCCGGCAGATTTCCATTAACTGCAGCTTCTATAAATA atgttcaacaggTGGTGGTGGTTAAAGAAGAACCtcatgaagaacagagtgctggtgaggACCAGCAGGAACCAAAACTCCACATAAAAgaggaacaggaggaactctggaccagttTAGAGGGAGAACGGCACCATATGGAGGAGGAGATTGATCTCACCAGTTTTCCATTCACTGTCGTTCTAAagtgtgaggatgatgaagagaaacctcttttCTCACCGCttgatcagcagcaaatagaagacagaggtgttccaaccagcagctcagctgacctgaTGACAGCAAAAACTGGTGGAAGTGcagaaactagcaggaacccagatctgaaccctcatgaacagacgtccgattcttcagagactgaaattagtggagatgatggagaagatgatgatgtgaatctagactctgagctgtcagactctgggcctgaaactgAAGATGGAGACAACGACTGCAATGAGAGCAGCTCTTCTGACACAGATGTTCAGACTGTGAACAAATCCTTTAGCTGCACTGAGTGTGGTAAACAGTTTCTTCATAAAtggtctctccagaaacatgtgACGATGATGGGTAATTCAGCAATGCCGTTAGGCTGTTTGGTTAGTAAGAAACGTGTTAAcgtgaagcaacatgtagactcatgCAGTAAAGTCCGAACagaactaaaatcatttagttgtgataaCTGTGAAAAAATATTTAGGAGAAAATCAaacttaaacagacacatgaaagtccacacaggacagaaaccttttgcttgtgagctctgtggacaaagatttagtcaaaagataagtttacacaaacacatgagtgttcacacaggacagaaactttttgcttgtgagctctgtggacaaagatttagccagaaggcacatttaaacagtcacttgactgtccacacaggacagaaaccttttgcttgtgagctctgtggacaaagatttcgtCAGAAGGGAAATTTAAACAGACATGTGCgtctccacacaggacagaaaccatttgcttgtgagctttgtggacaaATATTTAGCAGAAAGGAAAGTTTAAATGGTCACATGAGTATCCATACAGGCCAAAAACATTTTGTCTGTGAgcactgtggaaaaagatttagtgaaaagaccagtttaaacagtcacatgagagtccacacaggacagaagccttttgcttgtgagttctgtggaaaaagatttagtacaaaatcaaatttaaaaagtcacatgagagtccacacaggacagaaaactCATTTAACTACAAAAGTACTGAACACATCCACCATCCAACTAAGCTTGGGGCAACCTCCAGCTACCATGTAG